Proteins encoded within one genomic window of Neodiprion fabricii isolate iyNeoFabr1 chromosome 6, iyNeoFabr1.1, whole genome shotgun sequence:
- the LOC124185531 gene encoding E3 SUMO-protein ligase ZBED1-like, protein MMTRKSVPAADELRRLQERDGKSEGTILKFIQSVDTRWTSTYDMLKRFLLLEDYVYPVTSKCANPPPMLSHEELVILKDIVNLIKPVMIIITELSGDSYLTCSIIVPAVAVMKNEIMLSKPKTEDGVQIKNHLLNSLDNQFYDIESYPTLAIATILDPGFKKLHFQRAMHAADAVEHVRKQMNSSITQTSTSISVSSTVNFEAQLNKNNIWRHHDQLVAKTSAATYSLDGVAFELKQYLTQPVIPRNEDPLKYRQLLKPSFPSLFQIAMKYFCVVGTSVPCERLFSEAGNIKTDDRNRLTGKNLDKLLFLSSLTSEDWGY, encoded by the coding sequence ATGATGACAAGAAAAAGTGTTCCGGCTGCGGATGAACTAAGAAGACTGCAAGAACGTGACGGAAAATCGGAAGGAACCATACTTAAGTTCATTCAAAGCGTTGACACCCGCTGGACTTCAACCTATGACATGCTGAAAAGGTTTTTATTATTGGAAGATTACGTTTATCCAGTGACTTCGAAGTGTGCGAATCCACCACCGATGTTAAGCCATGAAGAAttggtgattttgaaagatATCGTGAATTTAATAAAACCTGTCATGATAATCATAACCGAATTGAGCGGGGATTCCTATTTAACTTGCAGTATTATAGTTCCTGCTGTTGCggttatgaaaaatgaaataatgctCTCGAAACCAAAAACCGAGGATGGAGTTCAAATCAAAAACCATTTACTAAATTCTCTAGATAATCAATTTTATGATATTGAGTCGTATCCAACATTAGCAATTGCAACTATTCTGGATCCTGGCTTCAAGAAACTTCATTTTCAAAGAGCTATGCATGCCGCAGATGCGGTTGAGCACGTTCGTAAACAAATGAACTCTAGTATCACTCAGACTTCTACATCTATATCAGTTTCATCTACTGTAAATTTTGAAGCccaattaaataaaaataatatttggcGCCATCATGATCAGCTTGTTGCCAAAACAAGTGCAGCAACTTATTCACTGGATGGTGTGGCGTTTGAGCTGAAACAATACCTTACGCAGCCTGTCATTCCAAGAAATGAAGACCCTTTGAAATATCGGCAACTTTTGAAACCTTCCTTCCCAAGTCTTTTCCAAATTGCGATGAAGTATTTTTGTGTAGTAGGAACGTCAGTTCCTTGTGAACGACTTTTCTCTGAAGCTGGAAATATAAAAACTGATGACCGAAATCGTCTTACTGGGAAGAATTTAGATAAGTTACTTTTTTTGAGTAGTTTAACTTCAGAAGATTGGGGATATTGA